Proteins encoded together in one Salarchaeum sp. JOR-1 window:
- a CDS encoding mechanosensitive ion channel family protein, protein MTFESLLAQYGAWFESVGVFLVTLLAVSLLGHLTVRPAVSRVLTARNPNNPTLVNALEQYTTVLFVIVAIPLATTAAGFGGLVAGSTMIVAAGTLAVGVAGQDVIGNLVSGLFLVADPDFNVGDYIEWNGEAGTVERIDLRVTRVRTPADEVLTVPNTQLSTNAIRTPFSRGKYRLTERVLVGYDTDLDTATEVLLDAADADDRLASDPEPVVHVTSLGENAIELSARVWVDDPRTADVPNVDSAFATRVKRRLQAADVSLAPASAQRVDGRLDVSMEGER, encoded by the coding sequence GTGACGTTCGAGTCCCTGCTCGCGCAGTACGGCGCGTGGTTCGAGAGCGTCGGCGTCTTCCTCGTGACGCTGCTCGCCGTCTCCCTCCTCGGCCACCTGACCGTCCGGCCAGCCGTGAGCCGCGTCCTCACCGCGCGCAACCCGAACAACCCCACGCTCGTCAACGCGCTCGAACAGTACACGACCGTCCTCTTCGTCATCGTCGCGATCCCGTTGGCCACCACCGCCGCCGGGTTCGGCGGACTCGTCGCCGGCTCCACGATGATCGTCGCCGCCGGCACGCTCGCCGTCGGCGTCGCCGGCCAGGACGTCATCGGGAACCTCGTCAGCGGACTGTTCCTCGTCGCCGACCCCGACTTCAACGTCGGCGACTACATCGAGTGGAACGGCGAGGCAGGGACTGTCGAACGCATCGACCTCCGCGTCACCCGCGTCCGCACGCCCGCCGACGAAGTCCTCACCGTCCCGAACACCCAGTTATCGACGAACGCCATCCGCACCCCCTTCTCTCGGGGGAAGTACCGGCTCACCGAACGCGTGCTCGTCGGGTACGACACCGACCTCGACACCGCCACCGAGGTTCTGCTCGACGCCGCCGACGCGGACGACCGCCTCGCCAGCGACCCCGAACCGGTCGTGCACGTCACGTCGCTCGGCGAGAACGCGATAGAGCTCTCGGCGCGCGTCTGGGTTGACGACCCCCGCACCGCGGACGTCCCGAACGTGGACAGCGCGTTCGCGACCCGCGTGAAACGCCGGCTACAGGCGGCCGACGTGTCGCTCGCGCCCGCGAGCGCCCAGCGCGTCGACGGCCGCCTCGACGTGTCGATGGAGGGCGAGCGATGA
- a CDS encoding HAD-IIA family hydrolase: MTRGVVVDLDGTVVSGDALLDGAADALADVRDAGRDVLFLTNNPTRSPAEYAQRLARLGVDARPEEVLTATSATVDYLREHHLDESVFAIAEESVTDQLRDAGVSLVADARRADTVVVGYDREFAYADMVAALRAFGAGADALVGTDPDITVPTPDGPVPGSGAIIDAVANVVERDPDAVLGKPSDVTARLALDRLDRSPAECVLVGDRLDTDIAMGNRVGMTTVLVRTGVTDDETLAASTVQPDYVRDSLADARDLL, encoded by the coding sequence ATGACTCGGGGCGTCGTCGTCGACCTCGACGGAACCGTCGTCTCCGGGGACGCGCTGCTCGACGGCGCGGCGGACGCGCTCGCCGACGTCCGCGACGCGGGCCGGGACGTGCTCTTCCTGACGAACAACCCCACGCGCTCCCCGGCCGAGTACGCCCAGCGCCTCGCGCGCCTCGGCGTGGACGCCCGGCCCGAGGAGGTGCTCACGGCGACGAGCGCGACCGTCGACTACCTCCGCGAGCACCACCTCGACGAGTCCGTGTTCGCCATCGCCGAGGAGTCCGTGACCGACCAGCTCCGGGACGCCGGCGTCTCACTCGTCGCGGACGCACGCAGGGCCGACACCGTCGTCGTCGGCTACGACCGCGAGTTCGCGTACGCCGACATGGTCGCGGCCCTCCGCGCGTTCGGCGCAGGCGCTGACGCGCTCGTCGGCACCGACCCCGACATCACGGTGCCGACGCCCGACGGCCCCGTCCCCGGGTCGGGAGCCATCATCGACGCCGTCGCGAACGTCGTGGAACGCGACCCCGACGCCGTCCTCGGGAAGCCATCGGACGTGACCGCGCGCCTCGCGCTCGACCGCCTCGACCGCTCGCCCGCCGAGTGCGTGCTCGTCGGCGACCGCCTCGACACCGACATCGCGATGGGGAACCGGGTGGGGATGACGACAGTGCTCGTCCGGACCGGCGTCACCGACGACGAGACGCTCGCCGCGAGCACCGTTCAGCCCGACTACGTCCGGGACTCGCTCGCGGACGCCCGCGACCTCCTCTAA
- a CDS encoding MBL fold metallo-hydrolase encodes MVRYRDSDLSWLGYATIRLAGDRTVYLDPGRYGVLDGYDARDGDVVCVTHDHHYDPDGIRRVAEPDATIVVYEGVDAANIDRDVTPVADLDYDVVRVGEDATVTVDGVRVRSLPVYNRPDGPRDTHPPGFGVGYLVTVGDARVLWTGDSDALPHHDDLDVDVLCPPVGGSFTMNREDAAALAERMKPDLVVPVHYDTFAALETDADAFVTDVARRGIGVALNDSRDQ; translated from the coding sequence ATGGTTCGCTACCGCGACAGCGACCTCTCGTGGCTCGGGTACGCGACGATACGGCTCGCCGGCGACCGAACGGTCTACCTCGACCCCGGCCGGTACGGCGTGCTCGACGGCTACGACGCGCGGGACGGCGACGTGGTCTGCGTCACCCACGACCACCACTACGATCCGGACGGCATCCGACGGGTCGCCGAGCCGGACGCGACAATCGTCGTCTACGAGGGCGTGGACGCCGCGAACATCGACCGGGACGTGACGCCCGTCGCCGACCTCGACTACGACGTGGTGCGCGTCGGCGAGGACGCGACCGTCACGGTGGACGGCGTGCGCGTGCGGTCGCTGCCCGTCTACAACCGGCCCGACGGCCCCCGCGACACCCACCCGCCAGGGTTCGGCGTCGGCTACCTCGTCACCGTGGGCGACGCGCGCGTGCTCTGGACGGGCGACTCGGACGCGCTCCCACACCACGACGACCTCGACGTCGACGTGCTCTGTCCGCCCGTCGGCGGGTCGTTCACGATGAACCGCGAGGACGCCGCCGCGCTCGCCGAACGCATGAAACCCGACCTCGTCGTACCCGTCCACTACGACACGTTCGCCGCGCTCGAAACCGACGCGGACGCGTTCGTCACCGACGTGGCGCGACGCGGAATCGGCGTCGCGCTCAACGACTCTCGCGACCAGTAG
- a CDS encoding DNA topoisomerase IV subunit A, with protein sequence MSDITDAKARERLIDMAAEFYDQFADGDIPHMDVPTRSKSNIVFDEDAGVWVYGDRTSTRSANSVRGARKLLKAVYTMEFLAQQLEENRSSTLRELYYLSESWDEEEAQFSTQSESNKLVEDLEIVSGVKREDFHMRPEESGAKVMGPLRLREQTRRGDRDIHCQEDVGQGGYQIPNDPDTIEFLDNDAEFVLCVETGGMRDRLVENGFDDEYDALVVHLGGQPARATRRLTKRLHDELDLPVVVFTDGDPWSYRIFGSVAYGSIKSAHLSEYLATPDAQFVGIRPEDIVEYDLPTDPLSDSDVNALESELEDPRFQTEYWTEQIELQLDIDKKAEQQALASRGLDFVTDTYLPERLNTMGVI encoded by the coding sequence ATGAGCGACATCACTGACGCGAAGGCGCGAGAGCGCCTCATCGACATGGCGGCGGAGTTCTACGACCAGTTCGCGGACGGCGACATCCCCCACATGGACGTGCCGACGCGCTCGAAGTCGAACATCGTGTTCGACGAGGACGCCGGCGTCTGGGTGTACGGCGACCGCACGAGCACGCGCAGCGCGAACAGCGTGCGGGGCGCGCGGAAACTCCTCAAAGCGGTGTACACGATGGAGTTCCTCGCCCAGCAGCTAGAGGAGAACCGGTCGTCGACGCTGCGTGAACTCTACTACCTCAGCGAGTCCTGGGACGAAGAGGAGGCGCAGTTCAGCACGCAGTCGGAGTCGAACAAGCTCGTCGAAGACCTCGAAATCGTTTCGGGCGTGAAGCGCGAGGACTTCCACATGCGGCCGGAGGAGTCCGGCGCGAAGGTGATGGGTCCGCTCCGCCTCCGCGAGCAGACCCGGCGGGGCGACCGCGACATCCACTGTCAGGAGGACGTGGGCCAGGGCGGCTACCAGATTCCGAACGACCCGGACACCATCGAGTTCCTCGACAACGACGCCGAGTTCGTGCTGTGCGTGGAGACCGGCGGGATGCGCGACCGCCTCGTGGAGAACGGGTTCGACGACGAGTACGACGCGCTCGTCGTCCACCTCGGCGGCCAGCCGGCGCGCGCGACCCGCCGGCTCACGAAGCGCCTGCACGACGAACTCGACCTCCCCGTCGTGGTGTTCACTGACGGCGACCCCTGGAGTTACCGCATCTTCGGGTCTGTAGCATATGGATCCATCAAGTCCGCGCACCTCTCCGAGTACCTCGCGACGCCGGACGCGCAGTTCGTCGGCATCCGCCCCGAGGACATCGTGGAGTACGACCTCCCGACCGACCCGCTCAGCGACTCGGACGTGAACGCCCTGGAGAGCGAGCTCGAAGACCCCCGATTCCAGACGGAGTACTGGACCGAACAGATCGAACTCCAGCTCGACATCGACAAGAAGGCCGAACAGCAGGCGCTCGCCTCCCGCGGCCTGGACTTCGTCACCGACACCTACCTCCCCGAGCGCCTGAACACGATGGGCGTCATCTAG
- a CDS encoding DNA topoisomerase VI subunit B, with amino-acid sequence MTSFQSTLGEEEGIAEELAESQREISIAEFFEKNKHMLGFDSGARGLVTAVKEAVDNALDATEEAGILPDIYVEIQESGDYYRLVVEDNGPGITKEQVPKVFGKLLYGSRFHAREQSRGQQGIGISAAVLYSQLTSGTPAKITSRTKGSETAKYFELTIDTDSNEPVIQDEAETTWERSQGTRIELEMEANMRARSQLHDYVQHTAVVNPHARLELREPNGHFKYERAEGATLPAETEEIRPHPHGVELGALIKMLNATDSHSLRGFLQEEFTRVGAKTADSILDAFRDRYYGREMTWSVATTEASRDGGGDAAGASGLRDAVTDAVSNKSGADTEAFADALSEELAEFDRVSFTDIENAVAAAAEDASEETGTTFGDTVRENVVDAVWTVVTADRDGDLYGFVDDATSVQKDDATVTGLARRIGEKFGDETPRDRLVRGDLRRFVVRAAETTEDVDDATVGETSRENITERLWDAMRRVEDDVPLAREVASNRDAARDLLDAMTAVDVIAPPTNCLAPITPDLIEAGLRKEVDADFYAAATRDADVHGGDPFVVEAGIAYGGDIPADGTVDLMRFANRVPLVYQRGACATTQTLKQIGWRNYGLDQPGGSGLPSGPCVILVHVASTNVPFTSESKDALASVPEIEDEIELAVREAARDLKSYLNKKRSMQKRREKQNVIADILPKMAQKVSEMTERDDLVIEDSLARIMNNVLVESEVEDGTLTVSVENHADANADLDVTAIVDAEPTDLSAGSVVEMDGEYFVTWEPTVSGGEDATLTASVPDGADCELSVDGMEAEKLTVNQ; translated from the coding sequence ATGACGTCCTTCCAGTCTACGCTCGGCGAGGAGGAGGGCATCGCGGAGGAGCTGGCGGAGAGCCAGCGGGAGATCTCCATCGCCGAGTTCTTCGAGAAGAACAAACACATGCTCGGGTTCGACTCGGGCGCTCGCGGGCTGGTCACGGCCGTGAAGGAGGCCGTGGACAACGCGCTCGACGCGACCGAGGAGGCCGGCATCCTCCCCGACATCTACGTCGAAATCCAGGAGTCCGGGGACTACTATCGGCTCGTCGTGGAGGACAACGGCCCCGGCATCACGAAGGAACAGGTGCCGAAAGTGTTCGGAAAACTCCTCTACGGGAGTCGGTTTCACGCGCGCGAGCAGTCGCGCGGCCAGCAGGGTATCGGTATCTCCGCAGCCGTTCTCTACAGCCAGCTCACGTCCGGGACGCCCGCGAAAATCACGAGTCGGACGAAGGGGAGCGAGACGGCGAAGTACTTCGAACTCACCATCGACACGGACTCGAACGAGCCCGTGATTCAGGACGAGGCGGAGACGACGTGGGAGCGCTCGCAGGGGACGCGCATCGAGCTGGAGATGGAGGCGAACATGCGTGCGCGCAGCCAGCTCCACGACTACGTGCAGCACACGGCGGTCGTGAACCCGCACGCCCGCCTGGAGCTGCGGGAGCCGAACGGCCACTTCAAGTACGAGCGCGCGGAGGGAGCGACGCTCCCCGCGGAGACCGAAGAGATCCGGCCGCACCCGCACGGCGTGGAACTCGGCGCGCTCATCAAGATGCTGAACGCGACGGACTCGCACAGCCTACGGGGGTTTCTGCAGGAGGAGTTCACACGGGTCGGCGCGAAGACCGCGGACTCGATATTGGACGCGTTCCGCGACCGCTACTACGGCCGCGAGATGACGTGGAGCGTCGCGACGACGGAGGCGTCGCGTGACGGAGGCGGCGACGCCGCCGGAGCGAGCGGTCTGCGGGACGCGGTCACGGACGCCGTTTCGAACAAGTCGGGCGCTGACACCGAGGCGTTCGCGGACGCGCTGAGCGAGGAACTCGCGGAGTTCGACCGCGTCTCCTTTACCGACATCGAGAACGCGGTCGCGGCGGCCGCTGAGGACGCGAGCGAAGAGACGGGCACGACGTTCGGCGATACCGTCCGAGAGAACGTCGTGGACGCGGTCTGGACTGTCGTGACGGCAGACCGGGACGGCGACCTGTACGGGTTCGTGGACGACGCGACGAGCGTCCAGAAGGACGACGCCACGGTTACCGGGCTGGCGCGACGAATCGGGGAGAAGTTCGGCGACGAGACGCCGCGGGACAGGCTCGTCCGCGGCGACCTCCGGCGGTTCGTCGTTCGGGCCGCCGAGACCACCGAGGACGTCGACGACGCCACCGTCGGCGAGACCTCGCGAGAGAACATCACCGAGCGGCTGTGGGACGCGATGCGGCGCGTCGAAGACGACGTGCCGCTCGCGCGCGAAGTCGCGTCGAACCGGGACGCCGCGCGCGACCTCCTCGACGCGATGACCGCGGTGGACGTCATCGCGCCGCCGACGAACTGCCTCGCGCCCATCACGCCCGACCTCATCGAAGCCGGCCTCCGAAAGGAGGTGGATGCGGACTTCTACGCGGCGGCGACGCGGGACGCGGACGTACACGGCGGCGACCCGTTCGTCGTCGAGGCCGGTATCGCGTACGGCGGCGACATCCCCGCGGACGGCACCGTAGACCTGATGCGGTTCGCGAACCGCGTGCCGCTCGTCTACCAGCGCGGCGCGTGCGCGACGACCCAGACGCTCAAGCAGATCGGCTGGCGGAACTACGGGCTCGACCAGCCCGGGGGGAGCGGCCTGCCGAGCGGGCCGTGCGTGATTCTGGTGCACGTCGCGTCCACGAACGTGCCATTTACGAGCGAGTCGAAGGACGCGCTCGCGTCCGTCCCCGAAATCGAGGACGAAATCGAACTCGCGGTTCGGGAGGCCGCCCGCGACCTCAAGTCCTACCTGAACAAGAAGCGCTCGATGCAGAAGCGCCGGGAGAAGCAGAACGTCATCGCCGACATCCTCCCGAAGATGGCGCAGAAGGTGAGCGAGATGACCGAGCGCGACGACCTCGTCATCGAGGACTCGCTCGCGCGCATCATGAACAACGTCCTCGTCGAGTCCGAAGTCGAGGACGGCACGCTGACGGTGTCGGTGGAGAACCACGCGGACGCGAACGCCGACCTCGACGTGACCGCCATCGTGGACGCCGAACCCACCGACCTCTCGGCGGGGAGCGTCGTGGAGATGGACGGCGAGTACTTCGTGACGTGGGAGCCGACGGTGTCGGGCGGCGAGGACGCGACGTTGACGGCGAGCGTTCCCGACGGAGCCGACTGTGAACTGAGCGTCGACGGCATGGAGGCGGAGAAACTCACGGTGAATCAATGA